A single Caretta caretta isolate rCarCar2 chromosome 2, rCarCar1.hap1, whole genome shotgun sequence DNA region contains:
- the FKBP14 gene encoding peptidyl-prolyl cis-trans isomerase FKBP14 isoform X2, which translates to MRVACGAPLFCVVVTCVTGALIPEAEVKIEVLHKPFICQRKTKWGDMLLVHYEGYLEKDGSMFHSTHKHNNGQPMWFTLGIKEAIKGWDKGLKDMCVGEKRQLTIPPSLAYGKEGKGKIPPESTLIFNIDLLEIRSGPRSHESFQQMDLNDDWKLSKDEEIMLPSYLQCHQK; encoded by the exons ATGAGGGTGGCATGTGGGGCTCCCCTTTTCTGTGTGGTTGTTACCTGTGTGACTGGGGCTCTTATCCCAGAAGCAGAAGTGAAGATTGAGGTGCTCCATAAGCCATTCATTTGTCAGAGGAAAACCAAATGGGGGGATATGCTGTTGGTGCATTATGAAGGCTACTTGGAAAAAGACGGTTCAATGTTTCACTCCAC CCACAAGCATAACAATGGTCAACCTATGTGGTTTACACTTGGCATAAAGGAAGCCATTAAAGGCTGGGACAAAGGTTTGAAGGATATGTGTGTAGGAGAAAAGCGACAACTAACTATTCCTCCATCCCTTGCTTATGGAAAAGAAGGGAAAG GAAAAATTCCACCTGAGAGCACGCTGATATTCAACATTGACCTTCTAGAAATTAGAAGTGGACCAAGATCTCATGAGTCATTCCAACAGATGGATCTTAATGATGACTGGAAGCTATCCAAGGATGAG gagataatgctgccctcttatttacaatgtcaccagaagtga
- the FKBP14 gene encoding peptidyl-prolyl cis-trans isomerase FKBP14 isoform X1 produces the protein MRVACGAPLFCVVVTCVTGALIPEAEVKIEVLHKPFICQRKTKWGDMLLVHYEGYLEKDGSMFHSTHKHNNGQPMWFTLGIKEAIKGWDKGLKDMCVGEKRQLTIPPSLAYGKEGKGKIPPESTLIFNIDLLEIRSGPRSHESFQQMDLNDDWKLSKDEVKAYLKKEFENHGAPVNDSYHDVLADDIFDKEDEDRDGFISAREFAYKHDEL, from the exons ATGAGGGTGGCATGTGGGGCTCCCCTTTTCTGTGTGGTTGTTACCTGTGTGACTGGGGCTCTTATCCCAGAAGCAGAAGTGAAGATTGAGGTGCTCCATAAGCCATTCATTTGTCAGAGGAAAACCAAATGGGGGGATATGCTGTTGGTGCATTATGAAGGCTACTTGGAAAAAGACGGTTCAATGTTTCACTCCAC CCACAAGCATAACAATGGTCAACCTATGTGGTTTACACTTGGCATAAAGGAAGCCATTAAAGGCTGGGACAAAGGTTTGAAGGATATGTGTGTAGGAGAAAAGCGACAACTAACTATTCCTCCATCCCTTGCTTATGGAAAAGAAGGGAAAG GAAAAATTCCACCTGAGAGCACGCTGATATTCAACATTGACCTTCTAGAAATTAGAAGTGGACCAAGATCTCATGAGTCATTCCAACAGATGGATCTTAATGATGACTGGAAGCTATCCAAGGATGAG GTGAAAGCATATTTGAAGAAGGAATTTGAAAATCATGGAGCACCAGTAAATGACAGCTATCATGATGTTTTGGCTGACGACATATTTGATAAAGAAGATGAAGACCGTGACGGATTTATATCTGCCAGGGAGTTCGCATACAAGCATGACGAGCTGTAG